The segment acacacacacacacacacattaaatcaCACGGGCATTTAAACCatttcaccctctctcctccacttctctctctctctctctctctctctctctctctctctctctctctctctctctctctctctctctctctctctctctctctctctctctctctctctctctctctctctctctctctctctctctccttcctttcactttggTCACAACTTCTGAGAGGAAAGTAATGCATACAAaaccgtgcgtgcgtgcgtgtgtgcatgtgtgtgtgtgtgtgtgtgtgtgtgtgtgtgtgtgtgtgtgtgtgtgtgtgtgtgtgtgtgtgtgtgtgttgtaatccGTCCCTTAATACACATGAActtgcctttctcttcttcctccttctcctcctcctcctcctcctcttcctcgttctttccaTTCGCTTTCATTCCAGTTCattcattatctgtatttctcttgcttcttgtctaactcttcctcattttcattcatgacttctgttccttttctctccctcctcctcctcttcctcctcctcctccttctcctcatgatCTTCCCTGTCACCCGTCCTTCCACACTCCCTGTCTCGCATCCagagtgagaagaaaaaaaagagaaagaaagtgaaaggagggcGTGGCTGGCAACCTGTAGAAGGATTGTGccatggggggaagggggagaggggagggagggaaagggaaggggaagggagaaggtcaCAGGAACACCACCCTAAAAAATGGCCCTAATAAATGCTCTAGAAactaatattttttctccttattttttttagcacCTGGTTAGTCtagaatcgtgtgtgtgtgtgtgtgtgtgtgtgtttaaatctaagttatctatttctttacttaaatttgtttgtttgttttgctgttgttttttcttttattaacgtTACTGTTGTGCGAATTTTCTccggtttatttatttatttatttattttattttttttttttttttttttttttgtctggtaacATTTGTGGAGGCTTGACGCGTAGGCCCTCGAATCTACTGGCCTTTATAAAATCACCTTTCATCTCGTGTCACATTAAAATTATCACCATTACTactgtgtttttctttactgctgGACTGGTTAGGCCCTGAAGACTGTGTTTAAGTGTTTAAGCTGTGTTTGTGATAAAGACCCTTGAAAATTAACACTCTCGCCACTGACTGCCTAATTATAGTCTGTGAACCACATCGTctggacaatttttttttatttatcttcctgtaGGTAAAGGAGCCAATTGAATGATATAGCAAAAATATAGAATAACCCGCTCATACAGGAAGTCAGGAAGAGTTCACAGATGATCAATAAAGGTTCAAGTTGCAGGAAAGAAGTAACATAGACGAAGGCTCTTGCTTTCGAGTCTAccggtgaaagggatgaaagaatgatgatactggttaactcttgcatcagaaagttggacagcacaaggatgaaatGGAGAAGGATGACTTGTGCAAGGCCAtgggaggggtggtggtgttacagTCAATGTTCAAGTTTACGAATACCATCTTCATAAAGTTTACTGACAATTACTAACCTCTCTACAGACACGCTTCTGTCTTACAAGTCCCATCAGTTAcaatagtgaaaataataattgacATCGAACTACAGTCTTTCTCCTAAACCTGGACGCCTGCACAAAACGAATAACGCAGAACTACCAAGAACGTTCTCAAGAATCAACGGACTGTAGGTATCACTAGTTTATTGAACGGGTGAACGAAAAGAAGCGACTGTATGCTACTGTGGGGGCTCGCGTGGCTGGCATACGTGAGGGCAGACGAAACCTGTGGCGGCGCCTGACCTAGATCTGGCCCACGAAGACACCCGGTTACCttttagtgtatgtgtgtgtgtgtgtgtgtgtgtgtgtgtgtgtgtatgtgtggatggTTCCTTTCTGTGGCCCACCCGCCGTTGACCTGACCTCGGGGGGCGATGGGTGGCGCGGGTGAATGGACGCCATGgtgaaagtaacacacacacacacacacacacacatgcacacacggaCCGGTTGCTCAGCTCAGTCACCTCGTATCAAGCAgactattgtttttttattttttattattgttgtttttgcccCTTATCAAAACGCGAGGTCATGCTACACATACAAACACGTTGAGTTCCTGCATTTTCCGCCTTATCATTCTACTTAACCAGAACCGAATCATCTTTTCAAGGGGAATTTTCTCTTGCGCaaagcctctctctccctctctcactacctctctttcttccttcctaagtTTAAAAGGTCGAGGTGCAGTTGAATCATTATCTTATGCAATCCCCTTCACGAAAATACACGGGTGGGTcctccttgtatgtgtgtgtgtgtgtgtgtgtgtgtgtgtgtgtgtttatactacCCCGCGTCTTCTTAACGTTCagacatcatcattatcgtcaccgGTCTGTCATCACctccatatcatcatcatcatcatcatcacccacaaGATAGCTACTCCGGTTGGTCCATTAGATTCATCGTGGGAATGTTGTGGGAAAGAGacgagtatctctctctctctctctctctctctctctctctctctctctctctctctctctctctctctctctctctctctccccgttacGCAAACCGCCCACCGCCGCTGGTCCAGCCCCCTAACCACataaaccagtgtgtgtgtgtgtgtgtgtgtgtgtgtgtgttgatctgcTTCAAGGCTCACTCATCTCGCCCTAGTTACATCACATTCCCTAATAACACAACGTCTGGAAATGTTGTTACGAAGCATTAcctaacaacaaaacaaacaccatcaCTTGGGTCCACTCTGACTCGTCTTAGCTTCGCCTGAGTGGACCTGGAGTTCTTGAGGGGAGGAATGATGAGGCGGTTTATTATGTTATTTCCTGCACGCCTTCCTTTGGGCTACTAGGttatgggaagagaagggggagaaggcggAAGATCAGGAAGATGCAATGCTGTGTTAGTAGGTTATAATCAAGGAGTacattggagaaggaagaagacaagttgTTAGTTATTGTGTGATCTGTTAGTAAGTTATAATCAAGCTATTGGGAAAGGAGTGCATGAGAAGTAAAGATAAGAAGAGTTAGAGGTTATGGAAAGATTATAGGACGAGAGagttataggaagagaaggaagagaaggtggaagacaaggaagaagcaGTGTTGTTAGTGTTATTGTGATCAAGGTATTTGGGAAAGGAATGCATGGAAAGTAAAGATAATAAACGTAAGAGGTTATGGAAAGGTTACAGGAAGAGAGagttataggaagagaaggaagagaaggtggaagacaaggaagaagcagtgttgtgttagtgttattGTGATCAAACTATTTGGGAAAGGAGTGcatgggaaataaaaataataaaagtaagagGTTATGGAAAGgttatagaaagagaaggaagagaaggtggaagacaaggaagaagcaATGTTGTGTTAGTGTAATTATGATCAAGCTATTTGTGAAAGAAGTGCatgggaaataaaaataacaaaaataagcgGTAAGTAGAAGAGCTGAAGGTATCTAGCATAGTTCCCCCTGTGTGTAGATTAGAGGACGGAAAGTTAGAGTTAGTGGAAGTAGAAAGTGTCTTACATATTACATCTTACATAACTAAACTAAGGCCACGAAAGTAACATCATCCATTACCTAAGCCTCACgctcgcctccttccctcccccaggtCCTCATCTTGCTGGcgttggtggcggcggcggcggcggccaagCTGGGGAGGCTGGAGGACCCCGAACTGATCAAGGAGGTACGTATACTCTTGGGTACACCTGGATACAATAAGAGCACTCATTAATAAGCGTGGACAAGGTACAGTGTAAGGAGAGTCACAGTAAAGGAGTTTGGTCAGCTTAATCATAGGTGACGCATGAAAATCAAATGGATCCTGATAcaattatgatttttttgtgCTTTGGTATCATCAGGACCTCGAAGAAGTACCTATaagaacacatacaaaaaaaaaatgtatcaccatcaatttgaatttcgcgcggctcttcTGGTGACAACATGGCGTCTGTGATGAAGCTGGGCAAActctcctattctatggctctggGTGAAGTAAATATGGCTACGGATTTGCACCTATCGACGAAGTGTGCTCGTTTTATCattcgctttcggctctcacaccaaatatttccaaaggcccaaAGGAGTCTCCAGGAgtttattttttcacattcatggtacagaagcctaaCCACACTATcgatcacttggctcataaaaccacccatgaacataataataataataataataataataataataataataataataataatagcctaataataataataataattgaacgTAGCCACAGCCTccatgaaagccttaccaaatgtggatgattgTGTAAGCCCCAGTTGGAGAATGTCTTGAGATGTTACAGTGACATTTCAAGCAGGGTTCACTGGCTGATAATAAAGGAAACGATGATAGTGCTTTAAGAGTCAgctcttttctccctctattcCCCCCCTTTCCAAACTTCCAACACGAActaatctccctccccttccttacaccCCCTTCCCACAGCCCCCACCACCCCCCAAGCCCTACAACTTCGGGTTCGAGGTTCGAGACGATTTAACGACGAACTACCAGAACCGCGCTGAGGTGTCTGACGATGCGGGTCGAGTCAAGGGATCCTACAGTTACGTGCTTCCCGATGGCTTCGTCTACACCATCACCTACGAGGACAACAGGGACGGAGAGGGCCTGAAGgtacgtagcagtagtagtagtagtagtagtagtagtagtagtagtagtgcaacaTGACGAGAAAGGAAGCGAGAGTAACGGATTAGGAAACATACTAAGGTAAATATTTCTTTTAAAACTGTCTCCTATTTTTGGTGAGGTTTTTTACTTCCATTTGATAGTTTTTAAGTTCATTATGGTGGTTTGAGGGATCAGTTGTTGTACCTCGGTGTGACCATGAAAGTAGGGTAGAGATTTGAATTACCAGAAACATCTCAAGTAATATTGGTTTCAAGTAGTATAGGTTTCACTGGAATTACTCACGCGCTCATATCTAGCTTCCTACTAAACCAACGGCTCTTCTGTTGTCAAATACATATTCAACCTACCTTTAAACCTcccggaaaaaaaaggaaaaagtgtagAGATCAAAAGAACTGTGAAAATAGCTATGAAATATGAGCGGGATCCCGTGCGTCCGATGGCGGTGTGAACCCAACTCACCACCATAGCCTACTCCGCCGCCAGTGACAACAACGGCGCAGCGCAATTATAGCAAACCACACGTACTGATcgtaaattaaataaataaataaataagcagatCTTGctaaaactaaatctaacctagcctgacctacctaacctgacctaacaataTGTAACCTCGAACGGGCTGATGAGCAATGCGTGGTGGCCGGTGAGTCGATGCGCGGGGGATCAAGATTGACATGGTCATTTGATAGTTATTATTCGTTTACACAACAAATGATCCGGCAAAATACTCATATCAATCACAAAAATGatcgaatgaaagaaaaaacaaaaaagcatccAAAATAGAAAGCGGcatcaaagaaaatgagaaccAAGGTTGATGTAAAAATTATTCTAATGCCGATTAATTTGGAATAAGAAGTGGATTTGGGCaagtaaaaaagggaaaaaaggaacaaaaagatgaTCAATAACAagatcatcatcaacaacaacaacaataacaataggctaataataataataataataataataataataataataataataataataataataataatgaggatgatAGTCTTGGGCAggtaaaaaatggaaatgaaaaaaaaaaatgcaataaccAGAACATTAGCAACAGtagcagaaacaacaacaacaataataacaatgataataatgacccctccccctccctcccccccaggcCGTGGTGCGCAAGGAACCCTCAGGCATCGACGTCATCATCCCCGAGCCCAAGCCCAGGAAGAAGCCCGTGCAGTTACTCTAATGAGGGAGCCCCACCTGTCCCGCGTACCTGTGGGGGCGCGTTACCtgccccctcccaccctcctttttCTACGTTGATTAGGATAGTTTAATGTTAAGAATATGTACGGAAATtcctcccctctatctctctctctctctcgaagcatCATGAAGCTAAACAGACGCCACCAGACACTCCCGTCATAGTTACCGTTTAAGTACAGCTATTGACGCCCTGGATCAACTATTTTGCCTCCCTGTTGGTCACAATATACTGGTGGCCCTGGAGGTCGTTGGGGCTCACGGTGTAGGAGAAAACGGAACACGTGGCAAATGTAAACAAGCGTTGACCTGCTCCCTCCCCCGCAGTGTGGCGTCCATTCTCCTGAGTCAGTGAGTGAGGGAGGTCCGAGGGAACGTTCGATTTTTCCTTAActcctttttcttgtcttcttagTTCTGTTGTATTGTGATGATTTAGTACTGTGAAATAATTATTTGATTATTTATAAATTCATGCTTACAGGTGTACAGCAATCACGAAAATATTTTTATGGGAAACTCAcgtattttcatataaaaaatTCATACCTCTAACGATGGTTTCTGAATGCCACTATATTTTTCTTACCTATTGTGTTGTGTTCAATAATGAGAACAGCAATAATCTGCCACTGTCATTGTATTTTGGTGTACCATGGCTTCAACAAGAATGTAATTGCATTTatctgtgtactctctctctctctctccaaaaaggATCACAAACTACGTACACATCTGGACTGACTTTTCATTGTGAATAAAAACTCAAATGTTTCTGGATGATATCAATACATTTATATATCAGTATATTAATACAATACAGGATCAAGACATTGGCATATCAATACAATGATATATCAATGTACCAATACACTGTGATGGCCCACATGTCTGTGCAAGAAATGTGttcatggtgatgatgatgataagtataAAATCCTTATTGGCTTAAAATCACTAGTGCATTCACTCATCTGAAGCTCTTATATGCACTTCCCTGCACCCAGActgaggaaataaaaaggaaggaaacaaggtaaATGGCATCACATGACCATGACCTTAAGTGCTGGCCGGCACCTACGTTTGATATAACATACAATAAATAGTTTTACCAGGCACAGTCCACAGGTCTCCAACACCCCTTGCCACACAAACGCTGTGCCGGCCTGTttgtcctgccctgccctgcacACCTGGCCTGCCGTGGGCTTGAGCAACACTAACAATTATTCATCAGGTACATGAGCTTAtgaccacacaccacaccacaccacaccacctccttgtgtgtgtgtgtgtgtgtgtgtgtgtacattgacCTTATTCAGAGCACAGAATATATTTACTTCcatctccaaacacacacacacacacactaaagaataATATACAATGTGGCACACTTAACCTGGCTGTACATATCACAAACACATCAGCTTAACAAAATAGCATCTGTATATAAAACTGTGCAACAACAAGAATGAAACTGACTGGAGTCTTCCCACTGTAAATCATAATTACAAGACTTGCCTCCCCATGCTTCACCATCCACACACTTGCAGTGCCTGACGCCTCCGCTAACATCCATCCACATACAAACAACGAAAGGCTTGTGTTACACTCAGTCTAGTCAAAATAATTTGTGAAATTTTAGTAAATTCTCAACTTGtgatttaactttttctttcatgCTATCAGAGGCAATGGTGCATATGATTTCAGCAGATTAGTAAGAGCCTCTTGGTCTCCTACTCCGGTGGGTTGGGCAGTCATCAGTGGCTGAACACTGGGAAATATTTCCAGTGTTTTCCCCCTTAGTTGCTGGCCCAGTCTTAATGAATATGTGCTTACTGATAACTAAGTTTAATATTTCAATGTATAGCTGCAGCAGGATGAGGTATCCCACGGGACACTGGCTATGCATGAGGCACCTTGAGGTGCTGGGCCAGGCTGGGTGTCCAGGCACCAGCTGAAGGAATAATCAAAACTGGACTTGTCAAGTATTAGACAAATATTAATATTCAAGCTTCAATATGAAGATTATGTAGCTTTGTGGTGCAGCAGGACAGTCCAGCAGCACCACCTTACTAGTGAACACTCCACACTGCCACTGTGGTCCCAAGAAGTGTGACACACACTGATGAGAAGTGGAAAGACAAGCAACCACAATTCACAATCTTCCCCAAAACAAAGCATTAGTTGCTGGAACATACACTAAAATAACCAAAATTCAAAAATTCAGCAAAAGATCCTGTCATGAAGCAATAAAACAGCATTCTGTCTCCAggacacccaccacccacccagtTTCAACACGTGCTAGCTGTCTGTCTGCTGAATGCTCAGGCAACAAAAGGTGATACAGAttaaaaataatggaaacagtATGGTTTAAGACTTCACATAATTAAAAAGATGGATATGACTGTATTAGAGCAAGACCAGTGTAAAGGACAGATACTAGTTGGCAACCTTTCCCCCTCCTTGTCCCCTAATACAACAAATAGTGATCCTGAGACACCCAACTCAAAAGGGTttgaaagacagaaacagaccaAGAGCAGGAACTTAACTCCCTAATAATAATTTTTGGCTTGTAGGTCATGAGATGAAAATGTGTGTAAACATGTGCATGATAGAAACATGGGTTGCCAAGACCAACAAATGACATAAAAATTGACGAGTCTCCTCGACTGATGATTGTACCAGAATTGCAACACTTTAATTTGAAAGCAACATCTGCCTTGGACCTCTGATGGGCAGTGCATAAATAGGATGAATACAAAATATCAACACACCCTAAACACAGCTGAGTAAAcaaggatatgtgtgtgtgtgggtgtgagtgtgtgtgtgtgtgtgtgtgtgtgtgtgtggagagagccAACCGTACAAAGCGAACCCACCTTAACACAACAGGAAGGAACTTGGAACTTGTAGCACCAACAAGAGAACAAGTCTGCCTCAAGAGGACAGTATTAAGTAGGAACACTACCACCAAACTTCTCCCAAATAACTCCCTTGCTGTGGAGTCAAAGCACAATGGTTCATTACAAGAAACTTTTTTTTCAGAGTAGTCAACAGAAGTTTTGTTTTATGTACTACTTTTTGCTTTGACTCTTCACAGGCTGGGCGTAATGCTAATGTCAACTACCCAGTGCTATGGAATATAAAATAGCAGAATACATGAATTATTAACCCATTACTCAATACTCAAGGGTTATTAGCAGAAGTTTGTCTCAAGTACTACTTTTTGCTTTGACTTTTCACAGGATGGGCATGATGTTAGTGTCAATTACCCAGTACAATGCAATATAAAGAAGGAGAATATTTCAATTTTTAACCATGTACACAGTACTTGAGGGTTATTCGTTTGCGACGCTTATCAACAAGGCACTGAAATTATTCCAAAATTTTTCTGACACTCAATGAAGATGCAAGATGCTAATGAAAGTAACGATGAAGTGTGAGGTAAAGTTTCTATACCAATGAAGACAATGACAAAGTATGAGGCCTCTTTCCTATACTGATGAGGACATTTATGAAGTACGAGATCCCAGTTTTCTACTATGATGGGAGCAATGAGGAAGTGTGAGGCAAAGTTTTCTATATCGATGAAGACAATGGCAAAGTATGAGACCTTATTTTATATACTGATGAAGACACTGATGAAGTATGAGATCCCCATTTCCTACACTAATAGGAGCAATGACGAGGTATGGGCACAAGTTTTCTAATCATGTTCTTTACCTTAACCACTTGTATTGTCTTGTCCTTGAGGAGTGACACAACATATTCACCGCTAGTCAGTCCATCAGTCTTGGCCAAACCCTGGAATCTCTGAAGGCACTTGAGGACAATTAATGGATCCAATGATAAATACAGGCGACTCAGCAGGTGGCACAAGGGATCTGACTAGCACTCCCTGAACATACCGCATCAACTATAAACCCATCTTTGGAGAGCGACGCGGCTTTCCTACACCACGAGCTATGATAGTGAAGGGTGTGAAAAATGATCGCTTAACACACAAGTGATGAACATGTTAAAAAATGATATAGTAACACACATCCTATTAATATGTTACCGTCGTTACCCCCTCCCCGACTTAAGGATAATTCTAGCCTTGCAGATATCTACATGTGACGAGATAATACAGCCGTTGTGGCCTGGTGGGTTTCATGGTGAGACGAGATGAGCAGTTCAGCAGCCGCCTCCTGTAGTGCCTCCTCAGGTTGTGTCCTCACCATCCGTCGCTTGTATGCCCTGCTTGGAGCACAGAGAGCAGGCATGAGAACACAGAAAGACACACGCATGAACAAACCATACACATGATTATTTTGCAAGGAATTAAGCCCATTTACAAACACATACAAAGCTTCATGAATTACTATGCAACAAGCTTCTCCTTACCTCCGGCACCTCATGGACGACCAGATTCACCGAGGACGGATCAACACTGTCAC is part of the Eriocheir sinensis breed Jianghai 21 chromosome 25, ASM2467909v1, whole genome shotgun sequence genome and harbors:
- the LOC127003380 gene encoding cuticle protein CP14.6-like, coding for MKVLILLALVAAAAAAKLGRLEDPELIKEPPPPPKPYNFGFEVRDDLTTNYQNRAEVSDDAGRVKGSYSYVLPDGFVYTITYEDNRDGEGLKAVVRKEPSGIDVIIPEPKPRKKPVQLL